A window of Streptomyces sp. SAI-127 contains these coding sequences:
- the def gene encoding peptide deformylase has product MAQQDTDQQHAGVLPVDDDGFVIDTEDTEERENAWRERGTSRPITVVGNPVLHKECKDVTEFGEELDQLVADMFASQRTAEGVGLAANQIGVDLKVFVYDCQDDEGRRHVGVVCNPKLVDLPADKRRLDDSNEGCLSVPTAYAPLARPDYAEVTGQDEKGNPVKVRGTGYFARCLQHETDHLYGYLYIDRLSKRERKDALRQMAESEPRYPVVAND; this is encoded by the coding sequence ATGGCCCAGCAGGACACCGATCAGCAGCACGCGGGCGTGCTCCCCGTCGACGACGACGGGTTCGTCATCGACACCGAGGACACGGAGGAGCGGGAGAACGCCTGGCGTGAGCGCGGCACCTCGCGGCCCATCACCGTCGTCGGGAACCCCGTGCTGCACAAGGAGTGCAAGGACGTCACCGAGTTCGGTGAGGAGCTCGACCAGCTGGTCGCGGACATGTTCGCCAGCCAGCGCACCGCCGAGGGTGTCGGCCTCGCCGCCAACCAGATCGGCGTCGACCTGAAGGTCTTCGTGTACGACTGCCAGGACGACGAGGGGCGGCGGCACGTGGGTGTCGTGTGCAACCCGAAGCTCGTGGACCTGCCCGCGGACAAGCGCCGCCTCGACGACAGCAACGAGGGCTGTCTGTCGGTGCCCACCGCGTACGCGCCGCTCGCCCGCCCCGACTACGCCGAGGTCACCGGGCAGGACGAGAAGGGCAACCCGGTCAAGGTCCGTGGCACCGGCTACTTCGCCCGGTGTCTGCAGCACGAGACCGACCATCTGTACGGCTACCTCTACATCGACCGGCTCTCCAAGCGCGAACGCAAGGACGCGCTGCGGCAGATGGCCGAGAGCGAGCCCCGCTACCCCGTGGTCGCGAACGACTGA
- a CDS encoding HD domain-containing protein — protein sequence MSARSAPKTPCRVPPLLILVHTSAALLATGSLAFVLWTGLEERGTALAFGVLITVGKLNRRSGPHVREAAPLGAAGALSYALLGENAGAPTQHGAAQVVTVVLAASLVGSVPHVGRGQGPTADQLARRVLTVGFAAVCFQPLYNQGTFAQWSGPAYALLLLALLSLTALCDAVLAAALAHSRTRWPFGPLLRDELRALLGIGSAVVATGAVMALAVAVAGLWALPVFSVPLLLTQLSVRRYAAVRSTYRQTIASLARATEIAGYTPAGHARRVAALSREVGRDLGLSRPELTVLEYAALMHDIGQLSLVDPVPAGATAGLPLAEQRRIALLGGAVVRQTGVDAAVAVVVERQADPCREQPLAARIVRAVNAYEEKARDAGPGGPLTALEELRLGTAGDYAPEVVEALARVLSRDCLTSPVTG from the coding sequence GTGAGCGCCCGGAGCGCGCCGAAGACGCCCTGCCGGGTGCCGCCCCTCCTCATCCTGGTCCACACCTCCGCCGCTCTCCTCGCCACCGGCTCGCTCGCCTTCGTCCTCTGGACCGGGCTCGAGGAGCGCGGCACCGCCCTCGCCTTCGGGGTGCTGATCACGGTCGGCAAGCTCAACCGGCGCAGCGGACCCCATGTCAGGGAGGCCGCGCCCCTCGGTGCCGCCGGGGCGCTGTCCTACGCCCTGCTCGGCGAGAACGCCGGTGCGCCCACGCAGCACGGCGCCGCCCAGGTCGTCACCGTCGTCCTCGCCGCCTCACTCGTCGGCAGCGTGCCGCACGTCGGACGCGGACAGGGCCCCACCGCCGACCAGCTCGCCCGCCGCGTCCTGACCGTCGGATTCGCCGCCGTGTGCTTCCAACCCCTGTACAACCAGGGGACCTTCGCGCAGTGGAGCGGTCCCGCGTACGCCCTGCTCCTGCTCGCCCTGCTCTCGCTCACCGCGCTGTGCGACGCCGTGCTCGCGGCCGCCCTGGCGCACTCCCGCACCCGCTGGCCCTTCGGCCCGCTGCTCAGGGACGAGCTGCGGGCCCTGCTCGGCATCGGGTCCGCCGTCGTGGCCACCGGCGCCGTGATGGCGCTCGCGGTCGCCGTCGCGGGACTGTGGGCACTGCCCGTCTTCTCCGTGCCCCTGCTGCTCACCCAGCTCTCCGTCCGCCGGTACGCCGCCGTCCGCTCCACCTATCGGCAGACCATCGCCTCCCTCGCCCGTGCCACCGAGATAGCCGGGTACACGCCCGCCGGGCACGCCCGCAGGGTCGCCGCGCTCAGCCGGGAGGTCGGGCGGGACCTGGGACTGTCCCGGCCCGAGCTCACCGTCCTGGAGTACGCCGCCCTCATGCACGACATCGGCCAGCTGAGCCTCGTCGACCCGGTGCCCGCGGGTGCCACCGCGGGCCTGCCCCTGGCCGAACAGCGCCGTATCGCGCTCCTCGGCGGGGCCGTCGTACGTCAGACGGGTGTGGACGCGGCCGTCGCCGTGGTCGTGGAGCGGCAGGCCGACCCCTGCCGGGAGCAGCCGCTGGCCGCGCGGATCGTGCGGGCCGTGAACGCGTACGAGGAGAAGGCGCGTGACGCCGGACCGGGCGGGCCACTGACCGCGCTCGAGGAGCTGCGCCTGGGCACCGCGGGGGACTACGCTCCGGAGGTCGTGGAGGCGCTGGCCAGGGTGCTGTCGAGAGACTGTCTGACCTCCCCCGTGACGGGGTAA